GAACTCGAAGAGAAGTACAAGAAGTACTACAAAGTTACCGAGCTCACACTCACGCCCGTGAAAACCAATACCCGTCTCGAAGATTTGCGAGCGGCTGTCGATAGTCGCTTCTTCAGCGGTGGCCAAGGGAAACTGGTACGCGTGACACCTGAAGGGACCATCTCGCTTCCAGCGATCGGTGTCGTGATGGTGCAGAACCTCTCGCTCGAAGAAGTGAAGCGCGAAGTCGACGAACGCTATGCTCAAATTGTCGATGGTCTCGAAGTGACTCCGATTCTGCAAACGCGAGCACCACGATTCATCTACGTGCTTGGTGAAGTGCGCCAGCCAGGCCGCTTCTCGCTCGAAGCACCGACCACTGCGATGCAATCGATCGCGCTGGCTGGTGGCTGGAACAATGGTGGCAACTTGCGTCAGATTGTGGTCTTCCGTCGAGGAGAAGATTGGCGACTCCTCGCCACGAAGCTCGATCTGCGTGGTGCCCTCTATGGCACCCGTCCTGCCCCTTCCGATGAAATCTGGCTCCGAGATAGTGATGTGGTCGTGGTTCCTGCCACGTCGCTGAAGCGTGCTAATGATGTCTTCGAGCTCGTCTTCACCAACGGTGTTTACCGCGTGTTTCCGATCAGCTTCAGCTACCAGTTTGGTACCGGCAGTACGCTGTAATCGCTCCTGAGCGGCAGTGGCCGCTAGCAACGTATTTGCCTGCAAAAGGGCCTGTTTCTTCGAGAAATAGGCCCTTCTTTGTTTCTTGCTGCGCGCGAGTCTGTGCGAGCGCGAAAGAAAATCGAAGAAAATATTCGCACCTGTTTCAAAGTGCTCTTGACCTGTTATTGGCTTTCCAGGTAATCACCGCACCTCATCTACCACCAGAGGATTTTGTCTACCCGATGGGATCGTTTTGGTGCTGTAGGTCCGCTCCAGCGCAGCGGCTTTCACTTTGTGCGCGCAGAAAACTTTTTGCCCTTGAAGCGACGGCAGCTTCCTGTGTAAGAGGCGTTCTGCGAGTGCGCAGGGAGACAGGCCATGGGCTTGAGCGGACTGGCGTACATGTGGCGGGAAGGATGATCCGTCGCACCTTCGGGTGAGGAACATTCGAAACAGGAGAATCGCTTTGAAAGCGAGCGTGCAATTTCTGATTGGGAGTGTGGCCCTCGCCACGATGCTATCGGCATCTGTGGTACAAGGCGCCCCCCACGGCGTGGCAGCATGGACGATTGCCAACACCGCTACTGGACAGTTCGGCGCTTCCGCCGGACCGCGCCGCGAAGCCGATGACTTGCTCCGTCAGGCCCGCAAGGCACTGAAGGACGGCGACTTCGCTTTGGCCGATACCTTGATTGGTAAGGCCGAGAAGCTCAACGTTCAATACGACGCTCTCACCGAGCGCTTCTACGACACCCCTGCGAAACTTCGCAAAGTGCTCGAAGAAGAAAAGGCCAAGGCCTCGGGCAAGCCTGCGGGAGGGATGTCCCTGCCGAGTGCTCGCTTCCCTGCCTTGCTAGGTGGCAAGGATGAGCCCCAAGCTCAAGCCATTCCGGCCAGTCCCTTCCCAGCTCCAACACGCGAAGAAGCGCTGTCGCAGCTGACGAACGACTCGCAAGTGAAGGCTCGCTCGCTCCTGGCGGAAGCACGTGGCGCACTCGCCGCTGGCAACAAACCAGCTGCAATTGCGGCCTACCAAAAGGTGCTCGCGATCCCAGCCCAGTATGGCCCAACCGACGATTCGCCACAGCGACTCGCGGCTGATATGGCACGGGCTGGCATCGACGTCACCAGCGTCGCTCCTGCCCCTTCGGCAACTTCACCGTTCATGCTTCGCCCTTCGGATATCGATCCTGCGGCGCAGCGTTTGCCTATCGACGGACAAGCTCCCGTTGCCGCTCCTGAAGCTGCGATGGTTCAGCAAAATCCAAGTCCGTATGCACTTCCTGAAGGCCCCAGCAATCCGCTGAACCCTGCCCCGCGCGTCGGTGGTGGATCGTTCCAGCCTGCTGATGCAGCTTCCCAGCCGCAGCGCATGCCAGCTCCGGAAGCTCCGACAAAAGCTGAAGCTCAGCGTCTGATTGCTCAAGCTCGATTCGCGCTCGACAAGGGTGACCTGCGAACTGCCAAGCTGTTCGCTGCTCAGGCCGAAGCGATGCGACTCCCTGCTGAAGCTTTTGGTCCTGGCGAAATTCAGCCTTGGCAAGTGATGCTCGACATCGATCGTGCTTCGCAGCAGCGTGGTGGTGTTCAGCTCGCCAACAACGAAGTCCCCGCCGCACCTGCTGGTGGTGGCTATCCTGTCACACAAGGGATGTACAACCCTGGCCAAGATAACTCGCGCAACGTGGCTGCCAGCAGCACCGCTGCCGTGCTCAACCGCCAAGGTGGTTCGCCTGGTGCAGCACTGTACGAAGAAGGGCTCGCCGCACTTCAGAATCAAGATCGCGAAACCGCATTTGCCAAGTTCAAAGAAGCTTGGAAATTCGAATCGCAGCTCGATCCCGAAACGCGTCAGCAGCTGAAGGACAAGCTGAACTCGATGAGTGCAGCTGTCAATCCTCTGCCGCTGCAGCCACTCGATGGTCAGCCTTCGCCTCTCGAGCAAGTGAATTCGCAGCAAGAGTTGCTTCGTCAGAAGCTCTATCGCGAGATTTCGAGCGAAGTGAAGTCGGCCGAGCAATTGGCTGCTTCGGAACCTCGCACGGCTCTCGAGAACCTCAACAAACTGCGGACTCGCATCGCCTCGGCCGAGGTGGAACCAGCCGCTCTGAAACAACTTTTGACGATCGTCGACCGCAAGGTCAGCGAACTCACGATCTACATCGAACAGAACGAATCGACCATCAGCAACGACGAGCGTAATGCCTCGATCCGCGCCGATCTGGTTCGCAGCGAGCAGCTGAAACTGCAGACGCAGGACAAGTTGGCTCAACTGGTCGAGAACTTCAACGAACTGATGGATCAACGACGCTTCCCTGAAGCAGAAGTGATTGCCAAGCAAGCTCGCGAGATTGCACCGAACGAGCCTGTGGTGGTGAACATGGTCGAGAAGTCGCGACTGGCTCGTGGCATCTACGAATCGATGATGACCGACGAAGCAAAGGCCACCAACTTCATCGCTGCGATGGAGAGCGTGCACCAGTCGGGGGTTGCCTTCGACGATCGCACGCCACTCGTCTTCGGCGACGCTAAGAAATGGTCGGAGCTGACTCGTTCGCGCAAGAGCTTGCTCGAGCGTCGTACGAAACTCTCGCCTGCGGAACTAGAAATCGAACGTTCGCTCGGCAAGCCGATCGAAGCTCGATTCGAGAATCGTCCCCTCTCGGAAGTGCTCGATACGCTGGGCAAGATGACCGGCATCAACATCTTCCTCGATCCGCAAGGATTGCATGCGGAAGGTGTGACGAGCGATACTCCGGTTTCGCTGAACCTGCAGCAGCCGATTTCGCTCAAGAGCGCTTTGAACTTGCTCCTCGAGAATCACGGCCTGAGCTATGTGATTCAGAACGAAGTGCTCCGCATCACCAGCGAGCAGACACGTAACTCGAACGTCTACCCACAGACCTACTATGTGGCCGACCTCGTGATTCCGATTCCGAACTTCGTCCCCAGCTATAACATCGGTTTGCCGGGTGCGATTCGCGAAAGTCTGAACTCGATGGGCTACGGCATGCCAGCCCGTGCGATGTCGACTGGTCCTCTCACCTTGGCTCAAGGCGAGGACAACAAAGCAGCCACACCAAGCAACGCTTCGGTGCTTGCTCAAATGGGTGCTGCCAACGTGCTCCCTGGTTCCGGCGCTCAGCGTGGTCCAACCTCGCTCGGTGGCGGTCCCGGTGGTATGGGTGGTGGTGTGCAAGCTGACTTCGATACGCTGATCGAACTGATCACGTCGACGATTGCTCCCACCACGTGGGACGAAGTCGGTGGTCCAGGCTCGATCTCGGGCTTCGATGTGAACCTCAGCCTCGTCGTTAGCCAGACGCAAGAAGTGCACGAACAGATCGCCGATCTGCTCGAACAGCTTCGCCGTCTGCAAGATCTTCAGGTGACGATTGAAGTCCGCTTCATCACCCTGAGCGATCGGTTCTTCGAACGTATCGGTATCGACTTCGACTTCAACATCGATGACAACACCGGTCTGAACAACGTGACCGATCAGCTGCCAACGGCTAACCAGCCTGGCCAAGGTGTGTACGACGATAGCTCGCCGAGCCTCAACTTTGGTTTGAACCCCACGACCGGTTTGCCTTCGGCAGATCTTGACCTGGGTTTCCGTCAAGGTAGTTTCGGATCGGCTGTTCCTCAGTTCGGTGGTTTCGATGCCGGTACGGCCGCCAGCTTCGGCTTTGCGATCCTCAGCGACATCGAAGTGTTCTTCCTGCTCAACGCCGCTCAAGGTGACGACCGGACGAACATTCTGCAAGCTCCAAAGGTGACACTGTTCAACGGTCAGCAGGCATTCGTTTCGGATACCTCGCAACGTCCGTTCGTGATCAGCGTGATTCCTGTGGTGGGCGACTTTGCCGCCGCTCAGCAACCTGTGATCGCGGTTCTGAACGAAGGAACCTCGCTCTCGGTGCAGGGTGTGGTCTCGCCTGACCGCCGCTTTGTGCGACTCACGATGGTGCCGTTCTTCAGCACGATTGGCGACGTCGACACGTTTACCTTCACTGGTAGCACGACGACCGACAGCGGTTCGGTGATTCAAGATCCTTCGAACCCTGACGAGAATGCGACCGACAACGTTCGCACGACGACCGAAGGTACGACCGTTCAGCTCCCAACGTTTGCCTTCACCACGGTTACCACCACGGTGAGCGTGCCAGACGGCGGAACGGTGCTGCTGGGTGGTATCAAGCGTTTGCGTGAAGGTCGTAACGAACGTGGTGTACCGCTGCTGAGCAAGGTGCCTTACGTCAGCCGACTCTTCAAGAACGTTGGTATCGGCCGTGAAGCTCAAAGCCTGATGATGATGGTCACTCCACGCATCATCATTCAGGAAGAAGAAGAAGAGAAACTCGGTATCGATCTGCCACAGTAATGTGGTCTTCGAGTGACCGATGGTGAGTCGCCGCCAGCGTTTGGCTTGTGGCGACCCACGCTAAAAAATCCTTAGGATTTGTTCGATCGAGGCGGGCCGTTGCATGTTTCCACCCCCCGGACATGCATCGGCCTTCCTTGTTTTCTTGACCCCCGATTGCTTCTTGCCGAGCGGGCGGATCATTTGCACCACTGCCCAGCGGGCCGCTGCGAGGGCATACTAAGCCTTAGTGTGGTGAAATGAATTGCTCGAAACGCGATCTGTTTCGAGCCGACTCCTCGAGGAATCGATCCGATGGCGGGCGCTAAAACCTGGTTGGTGATGGGGGCGTTTGTGGGAGCGATGGCAGTCGCTTTTGGCGCGTTTGGAGCGCACTCGCTACCCCAGTTCTTCGAGG
This window of the Pirellula staleyi DSM 6068 genome carries:
- a CDS encoding polysaccharide biosynthesis/export family protein, whose translation is MTIQNWFRRRLAWAALGSLAAGAAIVASMSFVRSLPQVATLPAEVRVVGGESPLVDGAWLSIDARDAGEVKLCQFSGSMPCGDGCEVRIDGVDCRMGNGCGEPGWDQWNKIPWQAFGAGEYVGPARTAAIPEYRLRTDDQIEFIYRLTREATAAEYQLEVGDSIKVESLIDPALDRDVVIQPDGTITLRLLGQIRVAGKTINAVQMELEEKYKKYYKVTELTLTPVKTNTRLEDLRAAVDSRFFSGGQGKLVRVTPEGTISLPAIGVVMVQNLSLEEVKREVDERYAQIVDGLEVTPILQTRAPRFIYVLGEVRQPGRFSLEAPTTAMQSIALAGGWNNGGNLRQIVVFRRGEDWRLLATKLDLRGALYGTRPAPSDEIWLRDSDVVVVPATSLKRANDVFELVFTNGVYRVFPISFSYQFGTGSTL
- a CDS encoding general secretion pathway protein GspD; this encodes MQFLIGSVALATMLSASVVQGAPHGVAAWTIANTATGQFGASAGPRREADDLLRQARKALKDGDFALADTLIGKAEKLNVQYDALTERFYDTPAKLRKVLEEEKAKASGKPAGGMSLPSARFPALLGGKDEPQAQAIPASPFPAPTREEALSQLTNDSQVKARSLLAEARGALAAGNKPAAIAAYQKVLAIPAQYGPTDDSPQRLAADMARAGIDVTSVAPAPSATSPFMLRPSDIDPAAQRLPIDGQAPVAAPEAAMVQQNPSPYALPEGPSNPLNPAPRVGGGSFQPADAASQPQRMPAPEAPTKAEAQRLIAQARFALDKGDLRTAKLFAAQAEAMRLPAEAFGPGEIQPWQVMLDIDRASQQRGGVQLANNEVPAAPAGGGYPVTQGMYNPGQDNSRNVAASSTAAVLNRQGGSPGAALYEEGLAALQNQDRETAFAKFKEAWKFESQLDPETRQQLKDKLNSMSAAVNPLPLQPLDGQPSPLEQVNSQQELLRQKLYREISSEVKSAEQLAASEPRTALENLNKLRTRIASAEVEPAALKQLLTIVDRKVSELTIYIEQNESTISNDERNASIRADLVRSEQLKLQTQDKLAQLVENFNELMDQRRFPEAEVIAKQAREIAPNEPVVVNMVEKSRLARGIYESMMTDEAKATNFIAAMESVHQSGVAFDDRTPLVFGDAKKWSELTRSRKSLLERRTKLSPAELEIERSLGKPIEARFENRPLSEVLDTLGKMTGINIFLDPQGLHAEGVTSDTPVSLNLQQPISLKSALNLLLENHGLSYVIQNEVLRITSEQTRNSNVYPQTYYVADLVIPIPNFVPSYNIGLPGAIRESLNSMGYGMPARAMSTGPLTLAQGEDNKAATPSNASVLAQMGAANVLPGSGAQRGPTSLGGGPGGMGGGVQADFDTLIELITSTIAPTTWDEVGGPGSISGFDVNLSLVVSQTQEVHEQIADLLEQLRRLQDLQVTIEVRFITLSDRFFERIGIDFDFNIDDNTGLNNVTDQLPTANQPGQGVYDDSSPSLNFGLNPTTGLPSADLDLGFRQGSFGSAVPQFGGFDAGTAASFGFAILSDIEVFFLLNAAQGDDRTNILQAPKVTLFNGQQAFVSDTSQRPFVISVIPVVGDFAAAQQPVIAVLNEGTSLSVQGVVSPDRRFVRLTMVPFFSTIGDVDTFTFTGSTTTDSGSVIQDPSNPDENATDNVRTTTEGTTVQLPTFAFTTVTTTVSVPDGGTVLLGGIKRLREGRNERGVPLLSKVPYVSRLFKNVGIGREAQSLMMMVTPRIIIQEEEEEKLGIDLPQ